Proteins from one Oryza sativa Japonica Group chromosome 12, ASM3414082v1 genomic window:
- the LOC107279693 gene encoding uncharacterized protein, with amino-acid sequence MSDSRDPVWEHGENIPPGWRCKYCHTKRGGGGATRLKQHLAARGKGVTYCNSVPPDVREFFCRELDRIKDAGDQRKSDSGRRVEAARVNYYDLTGDADEEEQMEAAIAVSRQDENFRRDVEERGGTYEHGGGSGSAQPEARKGRSNPITNMLRRATSHRESPAVRDYNLASAKAPVQPRIDTGFFTKKGKQARQAIGESWARFFFTAGIPGRNADNPYFVSAVRETQKWGESVPSPTGNEIDGKYLDSTEKDVKKQFDRFKKDWDEYGVTIMCDSWTGPTSMSVINFLIYCNGIMFFHKSIDATGQSQDANFVLKEIRKVVREIGSEHVVQIITYNGSNYKKACRLLRQEYKTIVWQPCVAHTVNLMLKEVGKMPDHEMVIESARKICRWLYNHNKLHAMMVLAIGGELVKWNATRFGTNYMFLQSFLRKRDLFMQWMASSVFMQSKFSGTLEGKYAHACLSSLSWWENLEAVVNSVQPMYSFLRFADEDKNPNLSEVLLRYQLLKMEYDSLFANQRDKFEAYMEIVNRRMHNLTNETLINAAAALNPRTHYAYSPSATVFQDLRQAFEWMTDIDTAAAALLEVEMYRRKTGEFGRALARRMAIDGKTSPAQWWSMFASDTPNLKKLALRLVGQCCSSSGCERNWSTFAFVHTKVRNRLTHKKLNKLVYVNYNLRLRIQQANAQIRVEDDDPLQRLADLSFYETNNHISAWMDNARSNACPELDEDSAESDAPLPSQLVSDLVNLDDLRRTTGASSIAEWADTNVGDTHIGKRKTRKPPKARPSKKVKGKGPRSTSVDSDEETQGSPEYQESNDSSSRTETDDGDDDGEGDFTHATQDQDHGAPSSQRTTIAPGVRQQQQFSDIQQDSSSSFSASSFESGYPTYVYNRPQASDYPATTWVYEWQEPQWYAQLYAQWQTTSSWTGQSWEEYKAGLLHSHGLMLMSTEEYNMAYNQWNA; translated from the exons ATGTCAGATAGTAGGGACCCTGTGTGGGAGCACGGGGAGAATATCCCACCTGGATGGCGCTGTAAGTATTGCCATACAAAGAGGGGCGGTGGTGGGGCAACAAGACTAAAGCAACACTTGGCTGCAAGAGGGAAGGGGGTTACATATTGCAATTCAGTGCCTCCGGATGTCCGTGAGTTCTTCTGCCGTGAGTTGGACAGGATAAAAGATGCAGGTGACCAGCGTAAGAGTGATAGCGGAAGAAGGGTTGAAGCAGCAAGGGTCAACTATTATGACCTAACAGGtgatgccgacgaggaggaacaaATGGAAGCAGCCATTGCAGTCTCACGACAAGACGAAAACTTTAGGAGGGATGTTGAGGAGCGTGGTGGCACTTATGAGCATGGCGGTGGGAGTGGATCCGCTCAGCCGGAGGCACGGAAAGGTAGAAGTAACCCAATTACCAATATGCTACGAAGGGCTACGTCTCATAGGGAGTCACCTGCTGTGAGAGATTACAACCTAGCATCTGCCAAGGCCCCTGTGCAGCCACGCATTGACACAGGATTCTTCACAAAGAAGGGGAAGCAAGCTAGGCAAGCCATTGGTGAGTCATGGGCAAGGTTCTTCTTTACCGCCGGCATTCCTGGTAGAAACGCCGATAATCCATACTTTGTGAGCGCCGTTCGGGAGACACAAAAGTGGG GTGAAAGTGTACCTTCTCCAACTGGTAACGAGATAGATGGAAAATATCTTGATTCTACAGAGAAGGATGTGAAGAAGCAATTTGATAGGTTCAAGAAGGATTGGGATGAGTACGGTGTTACTATAATGTGTGATTCTTGGACAGGTCCGACGAGTATGTCGGTCATCAATTTTCTGATATACTGCAATGGAATAATGTTTTTCCACAAGTCCATTGATGCGACCGGGCAAAGCCAGGATGCTAACTTTGTGCTGAAG GAGATAAGGAAGGTAGTACGCGAAATAGGCTCGGAGCATGTTGTTCAAATTATCACTTACAATGGCTCTAACTACAAGAAGGCGTGCAGACTACTACGGCAAGAATACAAGACAATTGTGTGGCAACCTTGTGTGGCACACACAGTTAACTTGATGCTTAAGGAGGTTGGGAAAATGCCAGACCACGAAATGGTGATTGAGAGTGCTAGGAAAATTTGCAGATGGCTATACAATCATAACAAGTTGCATGCTATGATGGTCTTAGCTATAGGTGGTGAACTGGTTAAGTGGAATGCTACAAGGTTCGGAACAAACTACATGTTTCTCCAGAGTTTCCTTAGGAAGCGAGATCTTTTCATGCAATGGATGGCTTCCTCTGTCTTCATGCAAAGCAAATTTAGTGGGACTTTGGAAGGTAAATATGCACATGCATGTCTATCTAGTCTGTCTTGGTGGGAGAACTTAGAGGCAGTAGTGAATTCTGTCCAACCTATGTACTCATTCCTTCGGTTTGCTGACGAGGACAAGAACCCCAATTTGAGTGAGGTACTTTTGAGATATCAGTTGCTCAAAATGGAGTACGACAGTCTTTTTGCGAATCAAAGGGACAAGTTTGAAGCATACATGGAGATCGTGAACAGAAGGATGCACAACCTAACCAATGAGACTCTCATCAATGCCG CTGCCGCATTGAACCCTAGGACGCACTACGCGTATTCTCCAAGTGCTACTGTCTTCCAAGACCTCCGACAGGCATTCGAGTGGATGACGGATATCGATACGGCTGCCGCCGCTTTGCTGGAGGTTGAGATGTACCGACGTAAGACGGGTGAATTTGGGAGGGCACTAGCAAGAAGGATGGCCATAGATGGGAAAACTTCACCTG CACAATGGTGGTCTATGTTCGCCTCAGACACGCCGAATTTGAAGAAGCTTGCGTTGCGTTTGGTTGGTCAATGTTGCTCCTCCAGTGGATGTGAAAGGAATTGGAGCACATTCGCATTCGTACATACGAAGGTCCGTAATAGACTTACCCACAAGAAGCTCAACAAGCTAGTGTACGTGAATTACAACCTTCGCCTTCGAATTCAGCAAGCAAATGCCCAAATTAGGGTGGAGGACGATGATCCCCTTCAAAGATTAGCGGACCTCTCATTCTATGAAACTAACAATCATATCAGTGCCTGGATGGACAATGCTCGCTCTAATGCTTGCCCCGAACTAGATGAAGATTCAGCTGAGAGTGACGCTCCCCTGCCTAGTCAACTTGTGTCTGACCTAGTCAACTTGGATGACCTGCGAAGGACCACGGGAGCTTCTAGTATTGCTGAGTGGGCTGATACGAATGTAGGTGACACTCATATTGGGAAAAGGAAGACTCGAAAGCCGCCAAAAGCACGTCCATCTAAAAAGGTAAAGGGCAAGGGTCCACGATCGACTAGTGTTGATAGCGATGAAGAGACCCAAGGAAGCCCAGAGTACCAAGAGTCCAATGATAGTAGCTCAAGAACTGAAACagatgacggcgacgacgatg GTGAGGGCGACTTCACTCATGCTACTCAGGACCAGGATCATGGTGCTCCAAGCTCTCAACGAACTACCATTGCACCGGGAGTCCGACAACAGCAACAATTCAGTGACATACAACAGGATAGCTCTAGCTCATTCAGTGCCTCTAGCTTTGAAAGTGGCTATCCAACGTATGTGTACAACCGTCCCCAAGCTTCTGATTATCCTGCTACTACATGGGTGTATGAATGGCAAGAACCTCAGTGGTATGCTCAATTGTACGCTCAGTGGCAAACAACATCATCATGGACAGGTCAAAGTTGGGAGGAATACAAGGCGGGGTTGCTACATTCACATGGCTTGATGCTCATGTCCACAGAGGAGTACAATATGGCATATAATCAGTGGAATGCGTAG